The DNA sequence AACCGTGCAGCTAATCGTCACTAGGTTTAATTTCAGGTGTTTTAACTAATCACTGACAGAGATTTAATTTTATCATTTGAGATTCGTCTGATGTGTCACACCTCCATTACATCGCCAATAAAATTCAGATTTAAGATTGATCAGTCAAGCAGCGCTAAAACTTGTGAAATTGTATTATGGTTCTTTATCGAAAAGGTAACCTTCCCACCTCATGATTAATTGTACTCGGTTCTGAATTTTTGTTACTTAACATTGATGCAAGTTGAAGAAAAGTTGTGCCGACACATAAAATATATCATTTTGTTTTTTGAAGGACAAGTAGTGGAGCACGAACAAGAGTTGTTAGATGCCTCCAAATTGGCTTCAAGCTACATCTCAGGCTTGGTTTAATTAAGATATTTCTTCTAGTATTTCGCCAACAGGCAAACATCACCATTTTGTGCTGAATAGCATCTTTCTTTCTTGTCAAGGTTCTTGCTGTTCTTTCCATTTGACTTTTGGTTGCCTTGAATTGTAAGAAACAATCTGAGCTAAACAGTTTGGATACTTGCCTACTGAATCGATGAACAGTCATTCCCTTTGCATATATATGTGGTGGTTAGCACGTAGCACACAGCACGCATGTTGCTGTACTTTTGCCAACCACCACAGCTCGTGGACATGAATCATTTGATGGAACATGCATTTTACAATCTTTAATTTCATTTCCAAAATCTGTCAAAAATCTGTCTAACTAATAATTTGTTTTCATTGCACATAAGAGCGATTAAACTTTAATTACCATTAAACTGTTAAAACTTAACATTATTTTGATCATCCCAGATGCAAAATAAATTTGTATTGAAAATTCTTTTATTGGTAAAATAGAATAGTACATGTATAAGCCAGGAGTTAATTATATTTACTATTTATATTGGACCAATACCACATACATCATAATATCATATATTCGTCTCTGTTTAGTGGTGAAAGCAACAAAAAGGGACATTCTAGCCGTACTGATGTGCTTTTGATCTTTGACACAGAGAAAGTCAGAAATGTTGTTACAGTCAAATAGGGAGTTCTAATGCCATCTAAAATTTGGCAGTGCGATACCAACTACTAAAACTAAAGCAAAGACTCAGTTATAAAGCATGGATAGAGAGATTCATGCAACTCTTAATGTCATAGTCAAAAGGAGGAAAAAACTGTTAGTAGCCATCAGTGGCACAGGGAGGGGGACTGGGCCAAGACCACCCCACCTAATTCTGTACattttttaatttcaaatttgacccaATTTTATACTGctgcacccccccccccccccccgctccccccccccaaaaaaaaaatacaaacacATTTCTGGCTCCATTGCGGTAACCATGTTCCTCCTTGTCTATCATGGGTCATTATATTAGATGTGAAAAAGAGGTTTCTACTGCAGGAGCAGAATTAGGAACAAAGTCTTTAGGTCTaaacaaaataaaacaaaagCTAAGGATCCTTAGTGGAAAGTGGAAGCATTTGGGCTCCACAGGCTATGATTCCTTAATTTATGCACAATGATTCTCCTAATGGAAACGTACGTAGCATAATTTAATAAGATAAAGAATCATGCGATGCAAAATGATCATGCTAAGATGCTGTTAGTTGCAGAGAGACGATCTATGATACTCAGTTTCAGTTAGGACATGTTTCTGGTGAACTGAAACAGTTAAAACATACTTGTTGATGAACTGAAATGAACAAGAGATGgctatatatacatataaaacCAATTAGCATGGACTGAACTCCTTTCTTTCTCTGTTTTTGAGAAAATTATTTACTGAAGTACCTATGCTGTTATTATTCGCTATCAGTCATCAGAGAAAGCGGATAACACGTTGATTTGATATGAGAAAAGGATCTCCAAAATGCAGTACGTACATAGTGTAGTTGATGCGTGTTGATTTTCATTTGATTCAGATGGCTACTAAACAAGCAGTGATCTCTATTGATTAtgacaaggcaactaatgtgcgtaaataaaatattataaaTGTGCATGCAGTACACAATGAGCCCATTCAGGCCAAGCCATGATGCAACACACAATAAATGGTTGAGTATGTCCTTAGCTTCCTTTTAGGATAAGATCTCGTAGGCAATGCCACACTCATTAATCTTGACATCTTGTAAGGAATAAGGCTCTATCCAACTATGACCTATGGTATGATGGTGTTTTAGTAGTCAAATTCATTCACTAGGAAAACTAAACTTGTGATGGAAGCATGATCACAGAAGTTAGCTAGGTGAAGCTGACCAAAAGGCAAAAGGATGAGTTGGCCAAAATTACTAGTTTGGAACTCTGGTCTGTTTGAGAAGATGTGCAGTGGGTCTACCAACTGGAGTGCTTGTTACTGTCattggcatgcatgcatggcatggATCGAGTCAAGTGACTAGTCAAGGAAGGAAGGTTGTAAAAGCAAATTTCAAGAGGAAGTAAAGCAGAAAGCAGAATGTATGTGAGTGGAACTATGCATGCATTGGTTCATCACCAAGAGAATCAATTCAGGAGCTAATCACGCCAACCACAAGACCACCGCTGCCTATGACTTTGCAGCTACTATAAGCACCATTCTGTTTCCTTTGTACGTGATCTGTAGTATGCTGGTCCCTGCTGCCCTGCACCAGctgcacctgcacctgcacctaTATAAACAGAGTCTTGAGCCTTGGCCTCTTGCATACAATCAATTTCTAAGGCCTTGCAAGAGTTAGTTAGCTAGGCAGGTCGCTAGCTACTAGGCAGAGTCGGCCTTGCAGAAATGCAAGCACCACTCGGCATGTCAAGCTCAAGCAGCATCAGTTGGTCATCGTACTCCCCCCTTCTCTTGACCACCCTTGCTCTAGTTCTCCTCTGCTCCCACCTCACCATTGCCAAGGAGCAGTACCATGAGTTCGAGGTAATGTAACTAactaaattttgcaaaatggacaccgtagcactttcgtttgtatttgacaaatattatccaatcatagactaactagctaggctcaaaagattcgtctcgcaaattacaggcaaactatgtaattagttattttgttaatctatatttaaggctccgcaagattccatgtgacgacagagaatctgaagaaaatttttgcaaaatttgtgaggaagtaaacaaggcctaaacaaactGAGAGAGTGACTACTGCTCTACTACGTACTGATCGATCGAACTGCAGATCGATGCCAAAGGATCAAATGCATGCATGCCTGCATGCCTTAATTACCTGTCTGAATCTGAATGCAGGTGAAGGAGGCGACAGTGACGCGGCTATGCGGGACGCAGCGGATCATGACGGTGAACGGGGAGTTCCCGGGCCCAACGGTGGAGGTGGCCGAGGGCGACGCGCTCATCGTTCGCGTCGTGAACCGGGGCAGCTACAACGTGACGGTGCACTGGCACGGCGTGCGGCAGATGCGCACGGGGTGGTCCGACGGGCCGGAGTTCGTGACGCAGTGCCCCATCCGCCCCGGCAACTCCTACACCTACCGCTTCACCGTCGCCGGGCAGGAAGGCACCCTGTGGTGGCACGCGCACAGCTCCTGGCTCCGCGCCACCGTCCACGGCGCGCTCCTCATCAGGCCGCGCGCCGGCGTGCCTTACCCGTTCAACGACGGCAATAAGCCGCCCGCCAGGGAGATCCCCATCATTCTAGGTTCGTACGTCTGCCGGCCACTCGATCTATTTATTATAGTATATCTGTATATGTATATACATCTCTGCCTTAACATATATACTCGATCGGTGATCAATACTACTGCTATATGTTTTATTGCACTTGCCATACACACAAACACGCATAGTAATTTGTACTGCCATTTGTATGCATGCATGACGTGCAAAACATTTGATGAGATTTAACATCCATCTCATACCGTAGCCGGCGCTCGGTAGTTAATTCCTCTATTTTAGATTATAAGTTGTTATGAACGTATAGTGTATgtagaaaaacaaaaataatgaCTTAGAATTTGAAACATAGATCGAGCATAGTAATAACAGTCATGTTTCCGCCAGCACATTTTCGATGTCCTCTCGAATCGATTTTTTCTTCGATGTCCGCTGACAAAACGACCTCACTTTCAATGTCTGCCAACAAATTTTGAATGTATCCTCATTCTCTTTTCTTCCACAGAactactctctccatcctaaTTAAATtgcaagtcattccaagaatcttggagagtcaaagtattttcacgtttgaccaaaattatagagaaaaatactaagatttgtaacgtaaagtgagtatactatgaaaatataattaagaaagaatctaatgatacttagttagtaccataataattattattttataatataaatttggttaaacgtagaaaaatttgactctctaagatttttggaatgacttacaatttgggatggagggagtagcaagTCAGGGAACATAAAGACAGGCCCAAATTTGGGGtgaaataaataactaattaagcTTCAACCCTAGCTACTAGGTGCTAGTAAGACTGAAGAGTGTACACCCACAGTAAGCTCCAACCAACTAAGCTCATGATTGGCCAAGTTTAGCGAGTTAGCTAGTGTGGTGTGTAGCCCACACgttatatacatatatagtgTATGATTagcatttctttttttttttttgtgctttTCCCGCATGTTAATCAGTGTTATCATTctgttagttagttagttagttgGAGACAGCTTTCTTTCTGGCTAGGCTCTCGTATTTGCGTACGGGCTATAGCAGAGCAGCGGCTGCTGTCGCCGCAGCAGAGTCAAACGAACATGCAACGTCATCATGTCGGATCCATTTTACAAAGTGAACATATGCACCTTTACACACCAAACGTCATTGGCACATCTTCCTACTACCAAAAGGAAAATTCGTCATTGACGGCCGGGCACATAAAAGTTCTTCTTTTCTCATGACATAGTATTGTTATCCACGTGACATTCTTCTTTTAGCATTTAGTCGATCATATATATGGCACCGACTTGTGGGCCAACACCACTCAGACACCAATACCATGCTCCTCTTGTGTTTTGTTTCATTTTTCAGACTGACGAATCTGAATCAATCTGTATATTTTGTGGTATAGTATTTGTCATGAAAGGTTGCCGCGCTTGATTGCAAAAGGAATAGCATTGTGTGGGTCGATCACTACTAGCTAGTCTAATCTAAGGAATATATATGGGCAACTCGTCTGATCATATTGTTGTTGCTAACGTTAGTATTACAAAAATATCATCAGTTGGTTTTGCTAGAAAAAGTTATACTTGCATCTGAAGCATCCTGAAAGCCAAACAACTGGCTTTGATCAGATCAGAGCAGGTCCAGTTGGAAGAAATGATTTCCTTCAGAAGAATAACTCGTATTCTGAATAAATTAATCTATATAAAAGAGCTTTATTTTTGCTAACACTTTTCAAGTTGGGTAATCAAAATGGCATCATTAGACTGCTGCTTTTCTAGTTTTCTTTGGGCTGCTATTGTGGCCCACATTCCACACAAATAGGCCTAACATGCATGTACCCTACAGATTgtctccaaaaaaaaaaagcatgtaCCCTTCTACCATCTGTGTTGAATAAATGGACAAGTCCTTCTCTTTACAACCAAAATGAAAAGCTAAGCATCTACtaactcttgtcaatcaaaaTGATGATtgcaaagatatataaaaagGTACATAATAATGAAAACTAAATACAAATCCTTCATACAAATTGGTGTAGCAAAATTCTAGATGTTGAATTGCATTATTGTTGCAGATACTTCCACAAATTGTAGTGTGGACGTGTTTTTTCTTAGTGACTAAAGTGTGTAATTTGTTGTCGGCACATCCGGATGGAAACAGGGGAATGGTGGAACATGAACCCCATCGACGTCGTCCGCACCGCCACCCGCACCGGCGCCGCCCCTAACATCTCCGACGCCCTCACCGTCAACGGCCAGCCCGGCGACCTCTACAAGTGCTCCTCCAACGGTAAACAACGACACACACCTAGCTACCTACTCTCCAGTGGCCAGCGGTGGTGTGATCGATCGGAAATGAAACTGAAAGCTGCTCTCCCGACAGGCACGACGACGTTCGCGGTGAAGTCCGGCGAGACGAACCTGCTGCGCTTCATCAACGCCGCACTCAACACGGAGCTCTTCGTCTCCCTGGCCGGCCACACCATGACGGTGGTGGGCGCCGACGCCTCCTACACCAAACCATACACCACGTCGGTGCTCATGATCGCGCCGGGGCAGACCACCGACGTGCTCGTCACCTTCGACCAGGCCCCCGGCCGCTACTACCTCGCCGCGCGCGCCTACGCCAGCGCGCAGGGCGTCCCCTTCGACAACACCACCACCACGGCCATCTTCGACTACGGCACCGGTGCCACCACCAGCAGCCCCGCGATGCCGACGCTCCCGGCCTACAACgacacggcgacggcgacgacgtTCACGACGAGCCTACGCGGCCTGCGCAAGGCGGAGCTGCCGACGACGCGCGTCGACGAGAGCCTCTTCTTCACCGTCGGCGTCGGCCTCTTCAACTGCTCGAGCGGGCAGACCTGCGGCGGGCCCAACAACACGCGGTTCGCGGCGAGCATGAACAACGTCTCCTTCGTGCTCCCGTCCACCACCTCCATCCTGCAGGCGCACTACGCCAGCGGCGGCGCGACGTCGGCGCCCGCCGGCGTGTTCACCGCCGACTTCCCGGCCAACCCGCCGGTGACGTTCGACTACACGGCGCAGAACGTGAGCCGCGCGCTGTGGCAGCCCGTGCCGGGCACCAAGGTGTACAGGCTCAAGTACGGCGCCGCCGTGCAGCTGGTGCTGCAGGGCACCAATGTGTTCGCCGCCGAGAACCACCCCATCCACCTCCATGGCTACGACTTCTACATCCTCGCCGAGGGGTTCGGCAACTTCGATGCGGCGACGGACACCGCAAAGTTCAACATGGATGATCCGCCGATGAGGAACACGGTGGGCGTGCCGGTGAACGGGTGGGCGGTCATCCGGTTCGTGGCGGATAATCCGGGGGTGTGGCTGATGCACTGCCATTTGGATGTGCACATCACCTGGGGCCTCGCCATGGCGTTCCTGGTGGAGGACGGCGTTGGGGAGCTGGAGTCTCTGGAGGCGCCGCCGGCAGACTTGCCTGTCTGCTGAAAAGCAGGCTCCAAGCAGCATTAACAGCACTTGCAGATTCTAGTTTTGGCCATTCATCTCTGCTAGTTGAATTACCTGATATGCTGATTATTATTTGGAACATTCCATGTACCAattcactttttttttatcTTCACATCACAGCACAACCTAGCTGTCTACATCAAAATTCATCAAGAAACATGTATTCTTGTCAATTTAATTCAATAATATAATACTCCTACTATTGAAAACAAAGTATACTCTGTAGTCAGTTACAGTGATGTCATGGTTCTTCATCAGCTTCAATAGAGGAAAAGGTGGTTCACTGAAGTAAAGCTGACACCCACAAACCCACAACACATTCCAAACTGCTGCGAGTCACATAGCATAGTAGCATTTGTCACAGCAACTTGGGGAGGGCTCTCTGAATTACAATGATTGAGTATAGCACTGTACGTGTACTACTAGTGGCTGACCCATGCCTTAGTTACAGGCTTACAGCAGTGATTTTTCATGTTTGCAGAGTGGGCCTAATGGTAAGTTACTGGTGGGCTGGGCTCTATAGGCTGGAACTCCTTCAAGAGGGTATTTGTTTAGGACCGTTGTATCCATTGCAGTTTGGGCCAAAATAGAGTTCACAACGTTGCAGTTACGttcatttcaaaaaaaaaaaaacccattGCAGTTACGTTTGCAAATTGGGCACGTCtgtctcaattttttttttgaaaaacccGGCCTTAGCCGGCTTTGATTGAATAAGAGGGGCAGAAACTTCAAGTTTACAAGCGCGAGGTGCGCTCCCCAGCACAACCTAGGATGCCTGGGGGTGGTTTTACAAACGCTATCATCTTCAGAGAGCGCCGAACATCAGTACAAGCGGTCTTCATAGAAATCCAAGACATGGCACAACAATGGTCACTAGCGGGTTGCGTGGCTCTAAAACCGCTTTTTGTCGTGCATAACTCTAGCGAGTAATCGACTTTGTAAAACTGTCTGTCTCAATTTTAATCAGCACATATATGCAACTaaatcagagagagagagagagagagagagaaaaggaaAGACCACAACTGCAAGCTGTGCAGAGATGGAAAACCCCATTGCAACATCGTGTGCAGCTCTCTGTTGGCTTGAATTTGCCgtgatgtttttctctcacaataaatcagcaaatagTACTTATGGCTTTTGTGTGATGGACCATGCACAtcatttttcatttgagattgtCTATTTACCGTTGATGCATGACATCAATCGCCTTGTTCGCTTGATGTCTTTAGTATTTCGTACCGGACCATATATGACAGTATTAGCTTCTCAGTAGTAAGTAAGAACATTGAGCTCTAACACGGGCCGACATATGCATGGGCCGTCTGGGAGAGCTCGAGCTCCACCTTATCTGAAGAAAATCACACCTAGTCAATCAAACGCTCAAAATACCAACTGTTTCAGGTGAGGACCAAAAGAGAAtcatttatccatatttatagtAGGAGCTAgaagttaaaaaaaaactgcTTCACCCTGCTCCCCGTTATATTTGGGTAGGGGTTAGCGGTTCTCTCGTCAGCTCCCCATCCCGCTCCTTGTTAAAAATCTAATGGAATCACTCCATCGAAGAACACAAGGACCTGAGTGAAGGATTGTGGATGTATGCGGTCCTAGGTACTCTGGGAAGAATTGTATGTGGATGCAAGCGTAGATGTGGATGCAAGCGTAGATGTGACAACCAAGTGAGCAGGAAACTGATATTAGGCAAAAACTTAGTACTTAAGCTTCTTGCTTAGCCTAAACTGACAGCAGTAAACACTCCTCTGAGTTTCTGAATCTTGGAGAACTGTAAAATATTGAGTTGTTTTTGTTGACTGTGTTGATGATGTAGAAACGCCGGATGTGACAGAGTTGGTACTGAACTTGTGTAGAACGGCACTCGATTGATGAATACCCAATAGTACGGTGATGGTTATTTGACTCTGCATGTTGTGCTTTGCTCTTATGGTTACAGGCTTCCAGCTATTTACTAAAGCAGCTTGTGAAGATTCCTACTAGATATAATGTAGGGTAAGTGGAAATACACATAAATCATGGACGCTACATATCGAATACCCATCCACACTCTGAAAACACACCTTCTTCAGTAAGCTGATGAAATTGCGCGCAAAGACATCTTCGGTTACAGACTGACCCAACACTGCACGCACAAAACATGTCTCGATCAATCTCATCTTTGTCACTTGTCAGCCGATCTTCACGTACGCTGCCCGGCAGTTACGATGCAAGAACACGTCTTGTGCCTGTGCATCTGCTGCTTACATTGCTGATGGAAGAAGCCGTTTGCCGGCCCCATAAGGCCATCACCCACTCCCACTCACACTCTCACCTGCAGCAGCCGGCAGAAATGCatctgtgtgtgtatatatatgcagtGCAATCCGCAACCTGCAGGCAGCCATTCCATGGACACACATTGCATTGGTAAGTGTAAGTCGTAGCCACCAGATCGATATGCAAGATGGAGACTGCAATCACCTCAGGCAACAGGTTTCCATTGGGCAGGATATAAAGCAAATATACTGTTCTTCTATATATTTGTCACGCATCATCTTTACTAGTTTTGCTGGGTAATGTATTGGATTACACTTACGAGCTGAATAAGCAAATAAATACCCGttcaatttgaaaaaaaaaactcatacATGGTTTCCTTGTATTTCGAATTGAACagggtatttattttttttgttctgCTGGTAAGTGTAATGAGACACATCACCTAGTTAAACTAAAGATAGACGATGCTTGACAAATATTGAACATTATATCTGCTTTATCCGGCCCAATAACAATAGTGGTATTTCGATCTGACAAGCTTGGTTGATATGAAGTTACCTTCAGGTGATCATAGTCTGCATCGATCTTAATGTACCATGGTTCTAT is a window from the Sorghum bicolor cultivar BTx623 chromosome 5, Sorghum_bicolor_NCBIv3, whole genome shotgun sequence genome containing:
- the LOC8067587 gene encoding laccase-23; this translates as MQAPLGMSSSSSISWSSYSPLLLTTLALVLLCSHLTIAKEQYHEFEVKEATVTRLCGTQRIMTVNGEFPGPTVEVAEGDALIVRVVNRGSYNVTVHWHGVRQMRTGWSDGPEFVTQCPIRPGNSYTYRFTVAGQEGTLWWHAHSSWLRATVHGALLIRPRAGVPYPFNDGNKPPAREIPIILGEWWNMNPIDVVRTATRTGAAPNISDALTVNGQPGDLYKCSSNGTTTFAVKSGETNLLRFINAALNTELFVSLAGHTMTVVGADASYTKPYTTSVLMIAPGQTTDVLVTFDQAPGRYYLAARAYASAQGVPFDNTTTTAIFDYGTGATTSSPAMPTLPAYNDTATATTFTTSLRGLRKAELPTTRVDESLFFTVGVGLFNCSSGQTCGGPNNTRFAASMNNVSFVLPSTTSILQAHYASGGATSAPAGVFTADFPANPPVTFDYTAQNVSRALWQPVPGTKVYRLKYGAAVQLVLQGTNVFAAENHPIHLHGYDFYILAEGFGNFDAATDTAKFNMDDPPMRNTVGVPVNGWAVIRFVADNPGVWLMHCHLDVHITWGLAMAFLVEDGVGELESLEAPPADLPVC